From one Salmo salar chromosome ssa09, Ssal_v3.1, whole genome shotgun sequence genomic stretch:
- the LOC106593197 gene encoding LOW QUALITY PROTEIN: protocadherin gamma-A11-like (The sequence of the model RefSeq protein was modified relative to this genomic sequence to represent the inferred CDS: deleted 1 base in 1 codon): MDVIESLRMLNKGFSMSSLVFCFAFFLLPLHSANGDVSYSFPEEMKRGSVIGNIAKDLGLEGSRLSARKARIDTEGNRKRYCDINLSTGDLIVAERIDREGLCGEKVLCILKIELVLESPLELHHISLQIQDINDNSPIFPKDLIKVEIRESALKGARYRVNAAHDADIGQNAVQSYVLQRNNHFVLVLQTNNAGIKYGELVLDKELDREEQQELKLLMTAVDGGSPQRSGTVVIHVTVLDANDNAPVFSQAVYKASLPENSPLDTVVVTVSATDADEGVNGEVTYEFSRVSETARNVFTMDQNTGEIRVTGEIDYEEETQFELFIEGKDGYGLSSDSKVIIDITDINDNAPVIYLKSLTSPIPENASPGTEVGIINVQDRDSENNRQVRCYIQQNLPFKLVPSIKNYYSLVTTGELDRELVSDYNITITATDEGSPPLSSSKSVQLSVADVNDNPPVFEGQSYKAHVTENNKPGASVCSVTARDPDWRQNGTVIYSILSGEVNGVPVSSFLSVNGDTGVIHAVRSFDYEQFRSFKVHVVARDNGSPPLSSNVTVSVFITDVNDNSPHILYPAPEGNSFMTELVPKAAHGGSLVSKVIAVDADSGQNAWLSYHIVKSTDPGLFTIGLHSGEIRTQRDISESDSMKQNLIVSVKDNGQPSLSATCTMYLVISDNLAEVPELKDVSYDENNSKLTSYLIIALVSVSTFFLTFIIVILAVRFCRRRKPRLLFDGAVAIPSAYLPPNYAEVDGAGTLRSTYNYDAYLTTGSRTSDFKFVTSYNDNTLPADQTLRKTPTDFAEALDDSQGSPEVGLSIQKC; this comes from the exons ATGGATGTTATTGAAAGTCTAAGGATGCTGAACAAAGGATTCTCAATGTCAAGCCTGGTCTTCTGCTTTGCTTTCTTTCTTCTACCGCTGCATTCCGCCAATGGAGACGTGAGCTATTCTTTTCCGGAGGAGATGAAACGAGGATCTGTTATTGGAAATATAGCCAAGGATCTAGGGCTGGAGGGGAGCAGACTGTCCGCTCGTAAAGCCCGAATTGATACTGAAGGAAATCGCAAACGTTATTGTGACATTAATCTGAGTACCGGAGATCTGATTGTTGCGGAGAGGATTGACAGAGAGGGGCTTTGTGGAGAAAAGGTTTTATGCATACTAAAAATT GAATTGGTCCTAGAGAGTCCACTTGAGTTGCATCATATATCACTTCAAATCCAAGATATAAACGATAATTCACCCATATTTCCCAAGGATTTAATTAAGGTAGAAATCAGAGAATCCGCTCTGAAAGGAGCGCGCTATCGTGTAAACGCAGCTCACGACGCAGATATTGGGCAAAACGCAGTGCAAAGCTACGTATTACAAAGGAATAATCATTTTGTTTTGGTTTTGCAAACGAATAATGCTGGTATTAAATACGGTGAGTTAGTTCTGGACAAAGAATTAGACCGCGAGGAGCAGCAGGAGTTGAAACTGTTGATGACAGCTGTAGATGGGGGCTCTCCGCAGAGATCAGGAACTGTAGTCATACACGTCACTGTACTGGACGCTAACGATAACGCCCCAGTGTTTAGCCAGGCCGTCTATAAAGCCAGTCTGCCTGAAAACTCTCCTTTAGATACTGTAGTGGTTACAGTGAGTGCTACGGATGCAGATGAGGGAGTGAATGGGGAAGTGACGTATGAATTTAGTCGAGTATCTGAAACAGCAAGGAATGTATTTACTATGGACCAGAATACAGGAGAAATTAGAGTGACAGGAGAAATAGATTATGAAGAAGAGACACAATTTGAACTTTTTATTGAAGGGAAAGATGGTTATGGACTTTCCTCGGACAGTAAAGTTATTATagatattacagacataaatGACAACGCTCCTGTGATATATCTAAAATCTCTGACTAGCCCCATACCTGAGAACGCGTCACCTGGTACAGAGGTGGGCATCATTAACGTGCAGGATAGAGACTCTGAGAATAACCGACAGGTCCGCTGCTACATTCAGCAAAACCTTCCCTTTAAGCTGGTGCCGTCCATCAAAAACTACTATTCTCTGGTGACCACGGGCGAACTGGACCGGGAACTAGTGTCTGATTACAACATTACAATCACTGCCACCGACGAGGGCTCTccacctctgtcctcctctaaaAGTGTTCAGTTATCTGTAGCTGACGTCAACGACAACCCACCTGTGTTTGAGGGACAGTCCTATAAAGCCCACGTGACTGAAAATAACAAACCCGGTGCCTCCGTGTGTTCCGTTACTGCACGAGACCCAGACTGGAGACAGAACGGTACAGTGATTTATTCTATCTTATCTGGTGAGGTGAACGGTGTCCCGGTGTCCTCGTTTTTATCCGTTAACGGAGACACGGGGGTGATCCACGCTGTGAGGTCGTTTGATTATGAGCAGTTCAGGAGTTTTAAAGTCCACGTGGTGGCCAGAGACAACGGTTCTCCTCCGCTCAGCAGCAACGTCACGGTCAGTGTGTTCATAACGGATGTGAATGACAACTCTCCTCACATACTATACCCCGCCCCAGAGGGGAACTCCTTCATGACCGAGCTGGTCCCCAAAGCTGCGCACGGAGGCTCTCTGGTTTCCAAGGTGATAGCGGTGGACGCGGACTCCGGCCAGAACGCCTGGCTGTCCTATCATATAGTCAAATCCACTGATCCGGGACTTTTCACTATTGGTCTCCACAGTGGAGAGATCAGGACACAGCGGGACATTTCTGAATCTGACAGCATGAAACAGAACCTCATTGTGTCAGTGAAAGATAACggacagccctctctctctgccacctgTACCATGTATTTAGTGATTTCTGATAACTTGGCTGAAGTGCCAGAACTGAAAGATGTCTCTTATGATGAGAACAATTCCAAACTCACCTCTTATCTGATCATCGCGCTGGTGTCCGTCTCCACCTTTTTCCTCACCTTCATTATTGTCATCCTGGCCGTGAGGTTTTGCCGCAGGAGAAAGCCCAGACTGTTGTTTGACGGAGCGGTCGCCATCCCCAGCGCGTATCTCCCTCCCAACTACGCAGAGGTGGACGGCGCAGGAACTCTCCGCAGCACTTATAATTATGACGCATATCTGACGACGGGTTCGCGAACAAGTGACTTCAAGTTCGTCACATCTTACAATGACAACACACTGCCTGCAGACCAGACTCTTAGAAAAACTCCAACAGACTTTGCTGAAGCATTAGATGACTCCCAGGGGTCCCCAGAGGTAGGCCTCTCTATTCAAAAGTGTTAA
- the LOC106611491 gene encoding protocadherin gamma-A11-like — protein sequence MKRGSVIGNIAKDLGLEPRILSARKARIDTEGNRKRYCDINLSTGDLIVAERIDREGLCGKKASCVLNQELVLENPLELQRISLHVEDINDNSPQFKDEVIKIEMRESAVKGARFLLDQAHDADIGQNAVQRYTLQKNNNFLLTVDSHTVELVLEKELDREQSNEIKLLLTAVDGGSPQRSGTVVIHVTVLDANDNAPVFSQAVYKASLPENSPLDIVVVTVSATDADEGVNGEVTYDFAHVSEEDDKLFSIDRKTGEIRAIGPIDFEEMSDFELRIKAKDGLGLASYSKVIIDITDVNDNAPVIYLKSLTSPIPENASPGTEVGIINVQDRDSENNRQVRCYIQQNLPFKLVQSIKNYYSLVTTGELDRELVSDYNITITATDEGSPPLSSSKSVQLSVADVNDNPPVFERQSYKAHVTENNKPGASVCSVTARDPDWRQNGTVIYSILPGEVNGVPVSSFLSVNGDTGVIHAVKSFDYEQFRSFKVHVVARDNGSPPLSSNVTVSVFITDVNDNSPQILYPAPEGNSFMTELVPKAAHGGSLVSKVIAVDADSGQNAWLSYHIVKSTDPGLFTIGLHSGEIRTQRDISESDNMKQNLIVSVKDNGQPSLSATCTMYLVISDNLAEVPELKDVSYDENNSKLTSYLIIALVSVSTFFLTFIIVILALRFCRRRKPRLLFDGAVAIPSAYLPPN from the coding sequence ATGAAACGAGGATCTGTTATTGGAAATATAGCCAAGGATCTCGGGCTGGAGCCGAGGATACTGTCCGCTCGTAAGGCCCGTATTGATACCGAAGGGAACCGAAAACGGTATTGTGACATTAATCTGAGTACTGGAGATCTGATTGTTGCGGAGAGGATTGACAGAGAGGGGCTTTGTGGAAAGAAGGCTTCGTGTGTTTTAAACCAGGAACTTGTATTGGAGAATCCTTTGGAGCTGCAACGTATCAGTCTTCATGTTGAAGATATTAATGATAATTCTCCACAATTTAAGGACGAAGTGATTAAAATTGAAATGCGCGAATCAGCAGTTAAAGGCGCTCGTTTTTTACTTGATCAGGCACACGATGCAGATATAGGACAGAATGCAGTGCAAAGGTACActttacaaaaaaataacaatttcctGTTGACCGTTGATAGTCATACTGTTGAGCTTGTTCTAGAGAAAGAGCTTGATCGTGAACAAAGCAATGAAATCAAATTATTGCTTACAGCTGTagacggaggctctccgcagaGATCCGGTACCGTAGTCATACACGTCACTGTACTGGATGCTAACGATAACGCCCCAGTGTTTAGCCAGGCCGTCTATAAAGCCAGTCTGCCTGAAAACTCTCCTTTAGATATTGTAGTGGTTACAGTGAGTGCTACGGATGCAGATGAGGGAGTTAATGGGGAAGTGACGTATGACTTCGCTCATGTGTCAGAGGAAGATGACAAATTATTTTCTATCGACCGGAAGACCGGAGAAATTAGAGCTATCGGCCCTATTGATTTTGAAGAAATGTCAGACTTTGAACTGCGTATCAAAGCAAAGGATGGTTTAGGCTTAGCGTCATATTCTAAAGTCATAATAGACATCACAGATGTTAATGACAACGCCCCTGTGATTTATCTAAAATCTCTGACTAGCCCCATACCTGAGAACGCGTCACCTGGTACAGAGGTGGGCATCATTAACGTGCAGGATAGAGACTCTGAGAATAACCGACAGGTCCGCTGCTACATTCAGCAAAACCTTCCCTTTAAGCTGGTGCAATCCATCAAAAACTACTATTCTCTGGTGACCACGGGCGAACTGGACCGGGAACTAGTGTCTGATTACAACATTACAATCACTGCCACCGACGAGGGCTCTccacctctgtcctcctctaaaAGTGTTCAGTTATCTGTAGCTGACGTCAACGACAACCCACCTGTGTTTGAGAGACAGTCCTATAAAGCCCACGTGACTGAAAATAACAAACCCGGTGCCTCCGTGTGTTCCGTTACTGCACGAGACCCAGACTGGAGACAGAACGGTACAGTGATTTATTCTATCTTACCTGGTGAGGTGAACGGTGTCCCGGTGTCCTCGTTTTTATCCGTTAACGGAGACACGGGGGTGATCCACGCTGTGAAGTCGTTTGATTATGAGCAGTTCAGGAGTTTTAAAGTCCACGTGGTGGCCAGAGACAACGGTTCTCCTCCGCTCAGCAGCAACGTCACGGTCAGTGTGTTCATAACGGATGTGAATGACAACTCTCCTCAGATACTATACCCCGCCCCAGAGGGGAACTCCTTCATGACCGAGCTGGTCCCCAAAGCTGCGCACGGAGGCTCTCTGGTTTCCAAGGTGATAGCGGTGGACGCGGACTCCGGCCAGAACGCCTGGCTGTCCTATCATATAGTCAAATCCACTGATCCGGGACTTTTCACTATTGGTCTCCACAGTGGAGAGATCAGGACACAGCGGGACATTTCTGAATCTGACAACATGAAACAGAACCTCATTGTGTCAGTGAAAGATAACggacagccctctctctctgccacctgTACCATGTATTTAGTGATTTCTGATAACTTGGCTGAAGTGCCAGAACTGAAAGATGTCTCTTATGATGAGAACAATTCCAAACTCACCTCTTATCTGATCATCGCGCTGGTGTCCGTCTCCACCTTTTTCCTCACCTTCATTATTGTCATCCTGGCCTTGAGGTTTTGCCGCAGGAGAAAGCCCAGACTGTTGTTTGACGGAGCGGTCGCCATCCCCAGCGCGTATCTCCCTCCCAACTAA